The Rhizobium rhododendri nucleotide sequence ACGACATCCGGCGATCGCAATACGCAGGCCCTCGAGCCGCTCTTCTCTTCCTGCTCCGAAATCCGTCATCGCCATCCCATGAGGTCGCGGACATACTCGCCGATACCAGCCAGCGGATCGCGGCTCGACTGTGCTGCACCGCCATCGCGCCGATAATCCCGGGGTCGCTCGAAACTGCCCGCCCACAGCCCTGCCTTGGCGTCACGCGCCTCTGCCTCCTCAGCCTCGTAGGCGCCATAGCCGACAGCCATGCCGCGACGAACCATCTCGGCATTGACGTCGAGCCCGCCGACGCTGCAGGTGACGAGAAGCCGGTCATAGCGGTCCCGTTGCCGGCCCCGGCACTCGACCGGGCCGGCAGCCAGCATCTTCGAAAGCGCATCCCGCGCCACCTGCCCGCAATCCCAGGATCGGGAATCGCGCTGGCATTGCTGCCGCAATTCCGGCGCATCGATGCCGACCAGGCGAAATCGCCCTCCCTCGCGCTTCAGACTATCGCCGTCGACGACCGAAAAATTACCGTTTGCAACCGTTTCCGGCTGAAGGTTCAACTTGAATGCGAGGAGGCCCAGCAAGCCCAGAAACGCAAATGCCATGAGGCTATCGCCCCACAGACCACGGGGCTTCGCCACCTTTCGGCCTCCTTGAAAAACAACTCGTTTGCGAAGATGGCAAACAAAACCTTGCATGGCAGCATCTTCTTAAGGATTCCGGCATACGCTTTGGCCATCTTCAGAGCAAGTATGTGCACATGAGTACCGGCACCAGCATCTCCTCGGACAAGATCATTGTTGATCGGTCGCGAAGCCATCGCAACAAGGCGGTGTCCAAAGCCGTGCGCGAAACGCGCGAGCGTTTGCAATCCGGTCATATCGGCAGTTTCGACCGCGAATTGCTCTCCATGTACATCGGCAACATGCTTCAGGGCGCCACGCTCGTTCCGC carries:
- a CDS encoding thermonuclease family protein, with the protein product MAKPRGLWGDSLMAFAFLGLLGLLAFKLNLQPETVANGNFSVVDGDSLKREGGRFRLVGIDAPELRQQCQRDSRSWDCGQVARDALSKMLAAGPVECRGRQRDRYDRLLVTCSVGGLDVNAEMVRRGMAVGYGAYEAEEAEARDAKAGLWAGSFERPRDYRRDGGAAQSSRDPLAGIGEYVRDLMGWR